Proteins encoded in a region of the Paenibacillus sp. W2I17 genome:
- a CDS encoding leucine-rich repeat domain-containing protein yields MRNQFIKSMIVLCLVFVLLPATSVLAASSLIKDPVLAKVIRADLKMSAKKEIKAADLKKLKSLYAMETKSKISNLQGLEHAVNMTDLFLPGQNIKNIKPLNKLKKMTFLAVEGNQIADISPLLGLTDLQNLVMDDNKIKSLAPLKNMRKLTSLLASGNQVTDLSPLQKLKLEWVIMNDNKIQDLTPFKNHPTLEYLYVEDNLIEDIAVLETIPHLTEVYLANNPLNDRAEQVVKNLEKKGVVVSLVSEEADQSK; encoded by the coding sequence ATGCGTAATCAATTCATCAAAAGTATGATCGTTTTATGTTTGGTTTTTGTACTATTACCGGCAACGAGCGTTTTGGCTGCGTCGTCGCTTATTAAGGACCCGGTCTTGGCCAAAGTTATTCGAGCAGATTTGAAGATGTCGGCTAAGAAGGAAATAAAGGCTGCCGATTTGAAAAAATTAAAATCTCTATATGCTATGGAAACAAAAAGTAAGATTTCTAACCTGCAAGGTCTTGAACATGCCGTTAATATGACGGATTTATTCTTGCCTGGTCAAAATATAAAAAATATTAAGCCACTCAACAAGTTGAAAAAAATGACGTTCTTAGCTGTTGAAGGCAATCAGATTGCAGATATCTCACCACTTTTAGGTCTGACTGATCTGCAAAATCTGGTTATGGACGATAACAAAATCAAAAGCCTGGCTCCATTAAAAAATATGCGTAAGCTGACCAGTCTGCTCGCCAGTGGGAACCAGGTGACCGATCTAAGTCCTCTTCAGAAATTAAAGTTGGAATGGGTCATTATGAATGATAATAAAATTCAAGATCTGACACCTTTCAAAAACCATCCAACCTTGGAGTATCTATATGTAGAAGATAACCTCATTGAGGATATTGCAGTGCTCGAAACCATCCCACATCTAACAGAGGTATATTTGGCTAACAATCCGTTGAATGATCGAGCAGAGCAGGTTGTGAAAAACTTGGAGAAGAAAGGCGTCGTTGTAAGTCTGGTAAGCGAAGAAGCGGATCAGTCGAAGTAG
- a CDS encoding 5-methyltetrahydropteroyltriglutamate--homocysteine S-methyltransferase yields the protein MSVQTEPKQRTVTPFRYDIVGSFLRPSALKDARLKYQNGEITTEQLNEVENAEIVKLVQKQKEVGLQAVTDGEFRRSWWHLDFFWGLDGVERTIIDEGYRFNGATSRPETARLTGKISYSSHPFVAHYAFLKEAAGEDVVARQSIPAAAQFLFELDRADNKESTQAIYPNRQELLSDIAGAYKASILAFYEAGCRSIQIDDCTWGALCDQQFITVMEQIGVNVEEYANELAKLNEEVVSGLPEDLVVTTHVCRGNYVSTFAGVGGGYEPIAQTLLSIDNYSGFYLEFDTERAGDFKPLRFLKDNQQVVLGLFSSKFGELENKEDILKRIEEATQYVDLERICLSPQCGFASTEEGNHLTEEQQWRKLAFIKEIAEELWK from the coding sequence ATGAGCGTACAAACCGAACCTAAACAACGAACAGTCACTCCATTTCGATATGATATTGTGGGCAGTTTCCTGCGCCCGAGTGCGTTGAAGGATGCCCGATTAAAATACCAAAACGGCGAAATTACCACGGAACAGTTGAATGAAGTGGAGAATGCCGAGATTGTGAAACTTGTACAGAAGCAAAAAGAGGTTGGACTTCAGGCTGTAACGGACGGCGAATTCCGCCGCTCTTGGTGGCATCTGGACTTTTTCTGGGGACTGGATGGTGTAGAGCGGACAATCATTGATGAGGGATATCGATTCAACGGTGCGACATCCAGACCGGAAACAGCTCGCCTGACCGGCAAAATCAGCTATAGCAGTCATCCATTTGTAGCGCATTATGCCTTCTTGAAAGAAGCGGCTGGGGAAGACGTTGTTGCCCGTCAGTCCATACCAGCAGCTGCCCAGTTCCTATTCGAATTGGACCGGGCAGATAACAAGGAAAGCACACAGGCCATCTATCCGAACCGCCAAGAGCTTCTCTCGGACATTGCTGGGGCGTACAAAGCATCCATCCTGGCTTTTTATGAAGCCGGCTGCCGCAGCATCCAGATTGATGATTGCACGTGGGGTGCATTGTGTGACCAACAGTTCATCACAGTGATGGAGCAGATTGGCGTTAATGTGGAAGAGTACGCAAACGAACTTGCAAAACTGAACGAAGAAGTGGTATCTGGCCTGCCGGAAGACCTCGTGGTAACCACTCATGTCTGCCGCGGTAATTATGTTTCGACATTTGCAGGAGTCGGTGGCGGTTATGAGCCGATTGCGCAGACACTTCTGAGCATCGATAACTACTCTGGTTTCTATCTGGAGTTTGATACGGAACGGGCTGGTGACTTCAAGCCACTTCGTTTCCTGAAGGACAATCAGCAGGTTGTACTTGGCCTCTTCTCTTCCAAATTTGGAGAGTTGGAGAACAAGGAAGATATCCTGAAACGGATTGAGGAAGCTACACAATATGTTGATCTGGAGCGAATCTGCCTGAGTCCACAATGCGGCTTCGCTTCCACGGAAGAAGGCAACCATTTGACCGAGGAACAACAATGGCGCAAACTTGCTTTCATTAAGGAAATTGCTGAAGAGCTCTGGAAGTAA
- a CDS encoding 50S ribosomal protein L25, protein MTTSFQAETRIPLNSSRLKDLRKSGRLPGIVFGRNTENEMIHIPTIEFQKWLKQGASGFIELQFEEKGPLTVLLEDLQRDSVTRDLIHVDFQQVQTNEIMRTKIPVKFNGTPIGTKQGGVVQVQLSSIEVEALPRHLPTSIEFDISAMELGETLHVSDATFAPDVTVISEGNESLLSVVKP, encoded by the coding sequence ATGACTACTAGTTTTCAGGCGGAGACCCGCATTCCATTAAATTCTTCTCGACTTAAGGATCTACGTAAATCCGGGCGTTTGCCAGGTATTGTTTTTGGCAGAAATACGGAGAATGAGATGATTCATATTCCAACAATAGAATTTCAAAAGTGGTTGAAGCAAGGAGCGTCTGGTTTTATCGAATTGCAGTTTGAAGAGAAAGGCCCATTGACCGTATTATTGGAAGACCTTCAACGTGATTCGGTTACACGAGATTTGATTCATGTGGATTTTCAACAGGTGCAGACCAATGAGATCATGCGCACTAAAATTCCTGTCAAGTTCAATGGCACACCGATTGGCACAAAACAGGGCGGAGTCGTGCAAGTTCAATTATCTTCTATTGAAGTGGAGGCATTGCCGAGACACTTGCCAACGTCGATTGAATTTGACATTAGTGCTATGGAACTTGGAGAAACGTTACATGTAAGTGATGCAACGTTTGCTCCAGATGTAACGGTGATCTCTGAGGGGAATGAGTCCCTTCTCTCTGTAGTTAAACCTTAA
- a CDS encoding glycosyltransferase family 2 protein codes for MQNEKRQNIFFVITMILMSIYLVWRTFFTLPWGEGMLNVIFGMLLIVAETVTVLTTFELFFQKMQKERTQLDFPIVPPEYYPDVDVFIATHNEPVDLLYKTVNACTFMDYPDKQKVHIYLCDDGARPEVEELARQFGVGYLGFPGNKDAKSGNLNNALSKSSSPLIATFDADMIPQHTFLMKTVPYFMLSTFIKENEVWRPRREDEMDPKFKLGLVQTPQSFYNPDLFQFNLYAEQGIPNEQDFFSREVNILRNASNAVAYTGSNTIISRQGMEDIGGFPLNTITEDFETSIRLQQEGYITYATQEVQAAGQTTTTVKSMIKQRIRWARGIIQSLQNTRAPLSGKLPFWTRVTYLSSFLYWWSFFNRLIFILAPILFALFDFQIVNTTFWQILIFWLPSYFFYSVSMRYLSSNIRNQRWSQVIDTIFMPYLIWPVLLETLGIREKKFKVTNKSRASGRQWMSALLYALPHIFLLLLSIAAVIRYVNGKYGIALFFSSIIIFWLIHNMIALCYALFFMIGRRAYRETERIRAQEDVTIHDQANNLRYQAKTVDVSEQGIAFYVPYPIYLAEQKIISLVVKTDRYEANLDAVIVYVKQDGEGWRYSATVQPIDENDNRQYMQIIYDRKHSLPEQMNLWDTAYDDMLRNVKKRIVQPRSDQRKMPRLSLQLPVHFTNDASCTLRSFNYRFFSATGFDGDIAAGAVVTFYTKSNIEVILQHTGKTTAREREMLLSVENIDDIVEKGLIDQLLTDLIQPHSDRSTREG; via the coding sequence GTGCAAAACGAAAAAAGGCAGAATATCTTTTTTGTCATCACGATGATCCTGATGTCGATTTATTTGGTATGGCGTACGTTCTTTACGTTGCCATGGGGTGAAGGCATGCTGAACGTCATTTTTGGTATGCTGTTGATTGTGGCTGAAACGGTCACCGTACTAACAACCTTTGAATTATTCTTTCAAAAGATGCAAAAAGAACGTACACAGCTCGACTTTCCAATCGTTCCGCCGGAGTATTATCCGGATGTGGATGTATTTATTGCTACGCATAATGAGCCTGTTGATCTGTTATATAAAACGGTTAATGCCTGTACGTTCATGGATTATCCGGATAAGCAAAAGGTTCATATTTATCTCTGTGACGACGGAGCAAGACCTGAGGTAGAGGAGCTTGCCAGACAATTTGGTGTGGGATATCTGGGGTTCCCCGGAAACAAGGATGCCAAGTCAGGCAACCTGAACAATGCACTGAGCAAAAGCTCTTCTCCACTCATTGCAACATTTGATGCAGATATGATTCCACAGCACACCTTCCTGATGAAAACGGTCCCCTATTTCATGCTCTCCACGTTTATTAAGGAGAATGAGGTATGGCGTCCTCGCCGAGAGGACGAGATGGACCCTAAGTTCAAGCTTGGTCTGGTACAGACCCCGCAAAGCTTCTACAATCCGGATCTATTCCAGTTTAACCTGTATGCAGAGCAAGGTATTCCGAATGAACAGGATTTCTTCTCCAGAGAAGTGAACATCCTGCGTAATGCCTCCAATGCGGTAGCCTATACAGGAAGTAATACGATCATTTCCCGGCAGGGCATGGAAGACATCGGAGGTTTTCCACTCAATACGATCACCGAGGACTTTGAGACAAGCATCCGCTTGCAGCAGGAAGGTTATATTACCTATGCGACTCAAGAGGTTCAAGCTGCCGGGCAGACAACAACAACAGTGAAGAGCATGATTAAGCAGCGGATTCGTTGGGCACGGGGTATCATTCAGAGCCTGCAGAATACGCGTGCACCCTTGTCTGGGAAGCTTCCCTTCTGGACGAGAGTGACCTACTTAAGCAGTTTCTTATACTGGTGGTCCTTCTTTAACCGGTTGATTTTCATTTTGGCACCTATTTTATTTGCGTTATTCGATTTCCAGATTGTGAACACAACCTTCTGGCAAATCCTAATATTCTGGCTTCCATCTTATTTCTTCTATAGTGTATCCATGCGATATCTGTCCAGCAATATTCGGAATCAGCGATGGAGTCAGGTTATCGATACCATATTCATGCCTTACTTGATCTGGCCGGTTCTCCTGGAGACGCTGGGTATTCGTGAGAAAAAATTCAAGGTCACCAACAAAAGCAGAGCAAGCGGTCGACAATGGATGTCTGCTCTGTTATATGCACTTCCCCATATCTTCTTGCTGTTGCTATCCATTGCAGCCGTGATTCGGTATGTCAATGGCAAGTACGGCATTGCGCTGTTCTTTAGCAGTATCATTATTTTCTGGCTGATTCATAACATGATTGCGCTGTGTTACGCCCTGTTCTTCATGATCGGCCGCCGTGCGTATCGGGAGACAGAACGGATTCGGGCGCAGGAAGATGTCACGATTCACGACCAAGCCAACAATCTGCGATATCAGGCCAAAACGGTGGATGTATCTGAGCAAGGTATTGCCTTCTATGTCCCTTATCCCATTTATTTGGCTGAACAGAAAATCATCTCTTTGGTCGTCAAAACCGACCGGTATGAGGCCAATCTCGATGCAGTCATCGTTTATGTGAAACAGGATGGAGAGGGCTGGCGTTACTCCGCAACGGTTCAGCCGATTGATGAGAATGATAACCGCCAATACATGCAAATCATCTACGACCGTAAACACTCATTGCCAGAGCAGATGAATCTGTGGGATACGGCTTATGACGATATGTTACGTAATGTGAAAAAACGGATTGTTCAACCCAGATCGGATCAGCGAAAAATGCCGCGGCTTTCCCTTCAGCTTCCAGTTCATTTCACCAATGATGCTAGCTGTACGCTGCGCAGCTTCAATTATCGTTTCTTCTCCGCGACGGGTTTCGATGGTGATATTGCGGCAGGAGCGGTCGTTACCTTTTATACAAAGAGTAATATTGAAGTTATTTTGCAACATACGGGAAAAACGACAGCCCGTGAGCGCGAAATGCTTCTTTCGGTGGAGAATATCGATGATATTGTGGAGAAGGGCCTGATCGACCAATTGCTGACTGATTTGATTCAGCCACATTCCGATCGTTCCACCAGAGAGGGTTAG
- a CDS encoding YheC/YheD family protein translates to MLFERDKWLQYGILRDEPSLAERLPETQLLEKDTLTKMLLQYPSVVLKPRNGSYGRDILFIRRDGAKAYRIQNENNTVTMRDNDQLLDWLEQTNKSDEYIVQKRLQLAQIKHRPFDIRIMVQRKKGSSSTWNVTGSYAKVAAQGYQVTNVSNRPIPVLKALRLARIGDRRLLVKAEQVARLAAIRLGEHYPMLRQVGFDIAVDKKRRIWIIEGNYQPDLRPFRLMKDSSMHRRILWYKKN, encoded by the coding sequence ATGTTATTCGAAAGAGACAAATGGTTGCAGTATGGCATTCTGCGCGATGAGCCCTCTCTCGCAGAACGGTTGCCAGAAACACAGTTGCTTGAGAAGGATACGCTCACGAAGATGCTTCTTCAATATCCCAGCGTTGTACTGAAGCCTCGCAATGGGAGTTACGGAAGGGATATCCTGTTCATTAGACGAGACGGCGCAAAAGCCTATCGTATTCAAAATGAAAATAACACGGTCACCATGAGAGACAACGATCAGTTACTCGATTGGCTCGAACAAACAAACAAAAGTGATGAATATATTGTCCAAAAGCGTCTGCAGCTTGCTCAAATTAAACACAGGCCGTTCGACATTCGGATCATGGTTCAGCGCAAAAAAGGCTCCTCGTCCACTTGGAACGTGACAGGTTCCTATGCTAAAGTTGCCGCACAGGGATACCAAGTCACCAACGTGAGTAACCGACCCATTCCAGTGCTTAAGGCACTGAGACTAGCTCGAATTGGAGACCGGCGCTTGCTTGTCAAAGCGGAACAAGTTGCACGATTAGCCGCCATACGATTGGGAGAGCATTACCCCATGCTTAGGCAAGTCGGGTTCGACATAGCCGTGGACAAGAAACGGCGAATTTGGATCATCGAAGGAAATTATCAACCGGATTTGCGCCCTTTCCGACTTATGAAAGACTCCTCGATGCACCGCAGAATATTATGGTACAAGAAAAATTAA
- a CDS encoding DinB family protein, which yields MNVYCKGIFNQMDMAVESVINLMNTLSDEDLSNRPTAEKMSIGELLAHMAVLCQADFLIGAGASEEELDRFYEQSEPKANLNAIAEALMENYNALKEGIAALTEDELLRETTAFWGGVHSRFEWLLDTQAHFYHHRGQLHAMLVHVLKREPNVQLFE from the coding sequence ATGAACGTATATTGTAAAGGCATTTTCAACCAGATGGATATGGCTGTAGAATCCGTCATCAACCTGATGAACACACTAAGTGACGAAGACCTGAGTAACAGACCGACGGCGGAGAAAATGTCTATTGGCGAGTTGCTCGCGCATATGGCCGTACTCTGCCAAGCAGACTTCCTGATCGGGGCAGGAGCATCTGAGGAAGAATTGGATCGTTTCTACGAGCAGTCCGAGCCGAAGGCGAACTTAAATGCAATTGCAGAAGCCTTAATGGAAAATTACAATGCTCTAAAAGAAGGTATAGCTGCTCTAACAGAAGATGAACTATTACGAGAAACGACTGCATTCTGGGGAGGCGTTCATTCACGCTTTGAGTGGCTTCTGGATACGCAGGCGCACTTCTATCACCACCGTGGACAACTGCATGCCATGCTGGTACATGTGCTGAAACGAGAGCCGAATGTGCAATTGTTTGAGTAG
- a CDS encoding bifunctional glycosyltransferase family 2/GtrA family protein produces MIIGRQNGETIILIPSLEPDERLPAYVRQLREYGFTNIVIVDDGSGDAYQSIFEELREDGCALLTHAENQGKGAALKTGFEYIGQQFDASSFVVTADSDGQHAAEDVYRIAQEARLHPDSLVLGVRNFSEGNIPPKSLLGNRMTSFIFAMLYGKKLSDTQTGLRAFGPGLLAFIQDVRGTRFEYELQMLISCIQSGIPIHTKPIQVIYENGNAGTHFKAIQDSARVMGVLFSNFLRFISSSVASSVVDLGIAWFLIDALRPVLGEQHYLRILLATVIARVISIVVNYVLNRHFVFRKEDSQGSLWRYLTLCGVVILLSSTGVYIFHTVLFVDEKLAKFVCDALLFLLSFQLQRRWVFAARRKQL; encoded by the coding sequence ATGATTATAGGTAGACAAAACGGCGAAACGATCATCCTCATTCCATCGCTTGAACCGGATGAGAGACTTCCAGCCTATGTAAGGCAATTGCGAGAGTATGGATTTACTAATATTGTTATTGTGGACGACGGATCTGGTGATGCCTACCAGTCGATTTTCGAGGAGCTTCGTGAGGACGGTTGTGCTCTGCTGACACATGCGGAAAATCAGGGGAAGGGTGCGGCACTCAAGACCGGATTTGAGTATATTGGTCAGCAATTCGACGCATCTTCCTTCGTCGTAACTGCTGATTCAGACGGACAACACGCAGCTGAGGATGTATACCGCATAGCCCAAGAAGCAAGGCTTCATCCGGATTCGTTGGTGCTCGGGGTAAGGAACTTCAGCGAGGGGAATATACCCCCAAAGTCCCTGTTAGGCAATCGGATGACCTCCTTTATTTTTGCCATGCTCTATGGTAAAAAACTGTCAGATACCCAGACTGGGCTTCGTGCCTTCGGTCCAGGGTTACTTGCGTTTATACAGGATGTTCGCGGTACTCGATTTGAATATGAGCTGCAGATGCTTATCTCTTGCATTCAGTCTGGCATACCGATTCATACGAAGCCAATCCAAGTCATTTATGAGAATGGCAATGCAGGCACTCATTTTAAAGCGATCCAGGATAGTGCTCGGGTCATGGGGGTGTTGTTCTCCAATTTCCTGCGGTTCATCTCATCGTCGGTGGCCAGTTCTGTTGTGGATTTGGGCATTGCCTGGTTTTTGATCGACGCGTTGCGGCCCGTGTTGGGTGAGCAGCACTATTTAAGAATTCTGCTTGCAACCGTGATTGCGAGAGTTATTTCCATTGTGGTCAACTATGTACTGAACAGACATTTTGTATTCCGCAAGGAGGATAGCCAGGGCAGTCTCTGGCGCTATCTGACGTTATGCGGAGTAGTGATCTTGCTATCCAGTACCGGTGTATATATATTCCATACCGTTCTCTTCGTAGATGAGAAATTGGCGAAATTCGTCTGTGATGCCTTGCTGTTCCTGCTCAGTTTCCAATTGCAGCGAAGATGGGTATTTGCAGCAAGGAGGAAGCAGTTGTAG
- a CDS encoding xylulokinase: MSQLDLKEAITNGATSLGIEFGSTRIKAVLIDERFDTIASGSYEWENLLKDGYWTYNQEDIITGLQTAYREMKQDVEQKYGITLRTVGSIGFSAMMHGYIALDSAGELLVPFRTWRNATTGAAARELTELLQFNIPERWSIAHLYQAILNEEVHVPQIDHLTTLAGYIHWLLTGNKAIGIGDASGIFPIDESTHNYHPSMIQQFDEQIAGKGYPWKVEDLLPKVYLAGENAGELTEAGAKLLDPSQDLQAGTPLCPPEGDAGTGMVATNSVRKRTGNISVGTSVFAMIVLEKELSKVYPEIDMVTTPDGSPVGMVHANNCSSDINAWVGLFREFSQAMGYEVDNAKLFSVLFNKALEADPDGGGLLSYGYYSGENITGLEKGRPLFVRSPESNFNLANFMRTHLFSAFGALKLGMDILTEEENVAIDSILAHGGLFKTPVVGQRIVAAAMNVPVSVMSTAGEGGAWGMALLASYMINKDQEESLDVFLEQKVFNDVEGVEVAPDASDVKGFEAFIERYRNGLTIEQSAVDHLVENGRE; encoded by the coding sequence ATGAGTCAATTGGACTTGAAAGAAGCCATTACCAATGGCGCTACTTCGCTCGGAATAGAATTTGGATCAACGCGGATTAAGGCGGTGTTGATTGACGAACGTTTTGATACCATCGCGTCAGGCAGTTATGAATGGGAGAACCTCCTGAAAGATGGATATTGGACGTACAACCAGGAGGATATCATCACAGGTCTGCAAACGGCTTATCGTGAGATGAAGCAAGATGTGGAACAGAAATACGGAATTACGCTGCGAACGGTCGGTTCCATCGGATTCTCGGCCATGATGCACGGATATATCGCCTTGGATAGCGCGGGCGAACTGCTGGTACCTTTCCGCACCTGGCGTAATGCTACTACAGGAGCAGCTGCAAGAGAGCTAACGGAACTTCTGCAATTCAATATTCCTGAACGCTGGAGCATTGCCCACTTGTACCAAGCTATTTTGAACGAAGAGGTGCATGTGCCACAGATCGATCACCTGACAACCCTGGCTGGATACATCCACTGGTTGCTGACAGGCAATAAGGCGATTGGGATCGGCGATGCTTCAGGCATTTTCCCAATTGACGAGTCTACACATAATTATCACCCATCTATGATCCAACAGTTCGATGAACAGATCGCAGGCAAAGGTTATCCGTGGAAGGTCGAGGACCTTCTGCCCAAGGTATATCTCGCGGGTGAGAATGCAGGTGAGTTGACGGAAGCGGGAGCCAAGTTGCTCGACCCTTCGCAAGATCTGCAAGCAGGCACTCCGCTCTGCCCGCCAGAAGGCGACGCCGGAACGGGTATGGTGGCAACAAATAGCGTGCGAAAACGTACGGGGAACATCTCCGTCGGCACATCCGTATTTGCGATGATCGTACTGGAGAAGGAATTGTCCAAAGTGTATCCCGAGATCGATATGGTCACCACGCCGGATGGTAGCCCAGTAGGGATGGTTCATGCCAACAACTGTTCCAGTGATATCAACGCATGGGTTGGACTGTTCCGTGAATTCTCTCAAGCAATGGGATATGAAGTGGATAACGCCAAGTTGTTTAGCGTTTTGTTTAACAAAGCTTTGGAGGCAGACCCTGATGGTGGCGGCTTGCTCAGCTACGGTTATTACTCAGGTGAGAACATTACGGGACTTGAGAAAGGCCGTCCATTGTTCGTCCGCTCCCCTGAAAGCAACTTCAATCTGGCAAACTTCATGCGGACACATCTGTTCAGTGCCTTCGGTGCACTCAAGCTGGGTATGGACATTTTGACGGAGGAAGAGAATGTAGCCATTGATAGCATTTTGGCTCACGGTGGGCTATTCAAGACCCCTGTGGTCGGACAACGGATTGTAGCTGCTGCGATGAACGTACCGGTGTCGGTGATGTCTACTGCTGGTGAAGGCGGCGCATGGGGCATGGCGCTTCTGGCTTCCTACATGATCAACAAGGATCAAGAGGAGAGCCTGGATGTGTTCCTGGAGCAGAAAGTCTTTAACGATGTTGAGGGAGTCGAAGTGGCGCCGGATGCATCGGATGTGAAAGGGTTTGAAGCATTTATCGAACGCTACCGGAATGGGCTCACAATTGAGCAATCAGCCGTAGATCATCTGGTAGAGAACGGGAGGGAATAA
- a CDS encoding GntR family transcriptional regulator: MKPKYQVIIDDIKSHILSGTYSIGEQIPTELALQESYTVSRQTVRKAILELSNEGFLRSEKGSGTYVSNQYRSRSGGNTSKKTIGVITTYISDYIFPSIIRGIESRLNEDNYSLLLASTNNDVAQEKKALEMMLSYGVDGLIVEPTKSNLYNPNIAYYLSFKEQDVPFTMINAFYEELEVPFFCLDDVQSSYLATRELIAKGHTQIGIIAKMDDLQGKYRMKGYIKALGEAKLRFHPEQVLSFDTASKPDLSSNVATYLDENRDSLTAIVCYNDEVGLEVVHACRQLGISIPDELSIIGQDNSYIAKNANIRLTTLTHPQEQMGRDAADWVIKNLQGKKDLPTNTYYQPVLVEGETVKEIVVE, translated from the coding sequence GTGAAGCCAAAATACCAGGTCATCATTGATGATATAAAGAGTCATATCCTCTCGGGGACATATAGCATAGGCGAACAGATCCCCACCGAGTTGGCTTTACAGGAAAGCTACACCGTAAGTCGCCAGACGGTGCGGAAGGCTATTTTAGAGTTATCTAATGAAGGATTTTTACGAAGCGAAAAGGGGTCAGGGACCTACGTTAGCAATCAGTATCGATCACGATCAGGTGGCAATACGTCGAAGAAAACGATTGGTGTGATCACGACATACATCTCGGATTACATTTTTCCGTCCATCATCCGCGGTATTGAGAGTCGTCTGAATGAGGACAACTACTCGTTACTGCTGGCCAGTACTAATAATGATGTAGCACAGGAGAAAAAAGCCCTCGAAATGATGCTCTCCTACGGCGTGGATGGCCTGATTGTCGAACCGACCAAAAGTAATCTCTACAACCCAAACATTGCATACTACCTGTCGTTCAAGGAGCAGGATGTGCCGTTTACGATGATTAATGCGTTCTACGAGGAGCTGGAGGTTCCGTTCTTCTGTCTGGATGACGTGCAATCCAGTTATCTTGCCACACGGGAATTGATCGCCAAAGGCCACACCCAGATCGGCATTATTGCCAAAATGGATGATCTACAGGGCAAGTACCGGATGAAAGGGTACATCAAGGCGCTGGGTGAAGCGAAGTTACGGTTCCATCCTGAGCAAGTGCTTTCCTTTGATACCGCATCGAAACCGGATTTATCCTCTAATGTAGCAACGTATCTGGACGAAAACAGGGATTCGCTCACCGCTATCGTCTGTTATAACGATGAGGTAGGACTGGAGGTCGTGCACGCCTGCAGGCAACTGGGCATCTCGATCCCGGATGAGTTATCCATCATTGGACAGGACAATTCGTATATTGCTAAGAACGCCAATATCCGTCTTACAACGTTAACCCATCCCCAAGAGCAAATGGGCCGCGATGCTGCCGACTGGGTGATCAAGAATCTGCAAGGCAAAAAGGATCTGCCCACGAACACCTACTATCAGCCGGTGCTGGTTGAGGGGGAGACGGTGAAGGAGATCGTAGTGGAATAA
- a CDS encoding DUF4303 domain-containing protein — protein MKPMQEIETLAIEIAAAARTSFCTLFENGERYYYCTLYTTGEGHAPSISAWSWEALALESARQAEESDTRVSTIANLIKWSYADSPYCCFGDDHFDGVKQRYNERPFIAELVNDDWNRELDVRLNAMELAMKMLDDEGVFALNQRRDSVCVLVEVMPPDEINTEIALRLNRAESPAMQAWLAEAAE, from the coding sequence ATGAAGCCAATGCAAGAAATAGAGACGCTGGCCATAGAGATCGCCGCTGCCGCCAGAACGTCTTTTTGCACACTTTTTGAAAATGGTGAACGTTACTATTATTGTACGTTATACACTACTGGTGAGGGACATGCGCCAAGCATCTCTGCCTGGTCGTGGGAAGCTTTGGCGTTGGAGTCGGCTAGGCAAGCAGAAGAAAGTGATACGCGGGTATCCACGATTGCGAATCTCATCAAATGGTCGTATGCGGATTCGCCCTATTGTTGTTTTGGGGATGATCACTTTGACGGTGTCAAACAACGATATAACGAGCGTCCTTTCATTGCGGAACTGGTGAATGATGATTGGAATCGGGAGTTGGATGTGAGGCTGAACGCCATGGAGCTGGCGATGAAAATGCTCGATGATGAAGGCGTGTTTGCCTTAAATCAACGGCGAGATTCCGTATGTGTCCTTGTTGAAGTCATGCCGCCAGATGAGATCAATACTGAAATCGCCTTACGTTTGAATCGGGCGGAATCTCCGGCTATGCAAGCATGGTTGGCGGAGGCGGCAGAATAG